The following is a genomic window from Capnocytophaga stomatis.
AGGAATGGGAGGGAACTCTTCCACATTAGGGAAAGTTCCTAAAGGCGTGCAATTAATGATGATTTTGTACTTGCTGATAATTTGTGGGGATAAATCCGCGTATGAAAACTGCCCCATTTTTGGGTTTCTGGACACAAACCGAAAGGAAATTCCCAGCATTTTCAGTGCATACGCCACTGCATTGGACGCTCCGCCTGTGCCTAAAATCAGGGCTTTAGTGTGGTGTTGTTCCAAAAAAGGCTTTAACGATTCGCTAAACCCGAAATGGTCGGTGTTGTATCCCACCAAACCTTTTTTGGTGATTTTAATGGTGTTTACCGCCCCGATTTGTTCCGCTACGGGGTCTAACATCGCCAACATCGGGATGATTTCTTTTTTATAAGGAATGGTTACGTTCATTCCTTGTATGTTTGGATTTTCTTGAAGCTTTTGAGGTAGCTCACTTACGGAATTCAAATCAAAATTGACATATTCTGCATTTGAAATATGTTCTTTTTCAAATTTTTGTGCAAAATAAGCCCTCGAGAAGGAGTACGAAATATTTTTTCCAATCAAAGCAAACAAACGTTTCATAATATTTATTTTTTAAGAAGCCTGATATATCACCAATTTGATAACGTTATAACCTAAAAATGAGACTATTTTAAGTATTTTTAAAACAATCTCATTTCAATGATATCATTAATGTTCGTTTATTGGTTTGTTTTCAATTTTCCTGCCCATTTTTCAATTCCGTACAGCAAGAAGAAACCAGCCAAAGCCATTACAATGGCAAGAATCACTTGCGGATTTCCGTCGTATGAGCCGGGAAGGATGCTTTTTTCCAATAACGGAATTACTTTTCCGTGTGCATCTACCTTAGTTGAGATGACTTCCTTCCAAGGCCATACTTTGTTGAGCGAACCAACGATGAATGCCGTTAGGGAAGCAATAGTTAAGTTCCGATGATGTTCAAAAAGCCATTTTAATATTTTTGAAAAACTTAATATTCCGAAAACGGCTCCGGCAGCAACTACCGCCAATACTTTGATGTTTTTTTCATCAACAGCTGTAAGAACGGTGTCGTAAGCACCCAAAAGCACCAAAATAAAGGCTCCGGAGATGCCCGGAAGAATCATTGCACAAATAGCTAAAGCTCCGGCAAAGAATAAAAATATCAATCCGTCGTGGCTTCCTAAAGGAGGCAAAGTCGTTATTCCGTAGGCTGCTAAAAAAGAAACAATCATAACCAGAATTGTTGCCAAACTCCATTTTTCCACGCTTTTTGCCAGAAATAAAATGCAAGCTACCATCAGCCCGAAAAAGAAAGACCATACCGAAATAGGTTCGTTAGCCAGCAACCATTTGATTCCCTTTGCCAGCGAAAACACACTGATTCCAATTCCTAAAAACAATGCAAGGAAAAAACTTCCGTTAATGTGTTTCCAAAAAGAAGCAAAACCTTCCTTTCTCAGGATTTTGAAAGCTCCCAAATTTATTTTGCTAATTGAATCGATAAGTTCTTCGTAAATTCCGGAAATGAAAGCTATCGTTCCTCCGGAAACACCCGGAACCACATCGGCAGCTCCCATTGCCATCCCTTTTAGGGAAATTAAAATATAATCAAAAAAATTTCTTCGCATCTTTTTTGGTTTTAACATCGCGTGCAAATGTACATAAAATAATTATAAAGCCCAAAAGCTTTTTCAAGCTAATAAACTGCTTATTTTCAGTGTGAAATGAATATGTTTATGAAATGATATTCTGTGTGAAAATGACTGTAAAAAAGGCTTTTAGTTATCTGGTTTTTCAGAGCTTATGAAAAATTATTTTATAATCAGTGTGATAGACATCAAAAAAATTACTTTATTTGCAAAAAAATAAAAGAGAAAATGACTTTAATTCGTGAGAAATTGACACTTCCTAATAACGGTAAAAAATTATTATTACACTCTTGTTGTGCTCCTTGTTCGGGAGAGGTGATGGAGGCTATCCAAGCTTCAGGTATTGAATTTACAATATTTTTCTACAACCCAAATATCCATCCTTTGAAAGAATATGAAATTCGGAAAGAAGAAAATATTCGTTTTGCCGAGAAATGTAATATCCCTATCATTGATGCTGATTATGATGTAGATAACTGGTACGAACGAGCAAAAGGAATGGAAATGGAACCCGAAAGAGGCATCCGTTGTACGATGTGTTTTGATATGCGATTTGACCGTACGGCTTTATATGCTTATGAAAATGGTTTTGACACGATTACAAGTTCGTTGGGTATTTCACGTTGGAAGAATTTTGACCAAATCAATGATTGCGGGATTCGTGCTGCTGAAAAGTACGAAGGAATCACGTATTGGACGCATAATTGGCGAAAAAAAGGAGGTTCAGCCCGAATGCTTGAAATAAGCAAACGCGAACAATTCTATATGCAAGAATATTGTGGTTGTGCTTACTCACTACGTGATACTAACAAATGGCGACTTGAAAACGGACGTGAACGTATCAAAATTGGTGAAAAATACTACGGCGTTGATGATAATAATTCCGCTGTATAAACAAAATTAAATTCTACATTTATAACGAATTATGACAGAACATTTTTTAACAACCGAACAAATTCTTGAAGGTCAAATATTGTTGATTGACAAGCCTTTGCATTGGTCTTCATTTCAGGCTGTTAACAAAATAAAGTGGTCTATCATCAAAAATTATAAGCTCAAAAAGGTTAAAATCGGGCACGCTGGAACTTTAGACCCGCTGGCTTCAGGATTACTTGTTATTTGCACGGGAAAATTTACCAAGAAAATCACTGAATTTCAGGATGCTCTGAAAACTTACACGGGTACCATTCGATTGGGAGCAATAACATCATCGTTTGATTTGGAAACGGAAATTGAGCAAACATTTCCCATTGAGCATATTACACCCGAATTAATTGAGCAGGTGCGACAGAAATTCGTAGGCGAAATAGAGCAAACTCCGCCCGTTTTTTCTGCAATAAAAAGAGAAGGAAAAAGGCTTTATGAATTGGCTCGCGAGGGAGAAGAAACCATAGAAGTTCCCAAGCGAATCGTTCAGATAGAGCAATTTAACATTGATATTAGCAACTTCCCCGATATTCATTTTGAGGTAGTTTGCAGTAAAGGAACTTACATTCGTTCTTTGGCGAATGATTTTGGAAAGGCTTTGCAAAGCGGTGCTCATTTGACCGTTTTGAGACGTACGAAGATTGGTGATTTTTCTGTTGAAAATGCCCTTTCTCCTGACGATTTTGTAGAACAAAATATCTTAAATTATAGAAAAAACTAAGATGAAGACCATCAATGACCTTTATGAAGACAGACACAAGCCTTATGAAGTAAAGGTTGAAGAGAAAAGGACTGTAAATCAGCTTTTTGAAGATAAAGTCAAAGGAAAAGAAACTTTGAATGAAAAAAGACCACAATCTGAAAAAAAAGTTGTATTTTTTCAGAAAAAACGCAAAAAAACAAGTGGTTTTCAGTATGAAATGGAGTATTTTCTCTCTTTATTTTCAGATTCAGACAAGTCAATAACGGTGACCTTGTTCATTATGTTTTGCTTGGTAATTTCACTTCTTGTGATACAACTTCAGAGTAAGGAAAAGGAAATTATGATTGAAATGAGCCATATTTCCGACCTGCCAGAAGAGGTTAAAGAAGAAAAAGAGGAACCTAAAAAAATAGAAGAACCTACAGAAATTCCAAATAACACGAAAGTTACCTTAAATGCTTATAATGAATCGGATATGGATTTGCAACATTCCGAAGATGCTCATAAAAGTCTTGATGAAATTCTTGCAGAACGTGAGATGATGGAAGCCAATGAAGAGCTGTTAACTTCCAATTCCCCTAAAACCGACCTCGTTTTGCCAACAAACATAAAAGTTGAAGAGAAAAATCTGACTAAAAATGAGGATGTTGTCAATAAAAATGCTTTAGTGAAATATGCCTTAGCTGACAGAACGTTGCGGGAAGAATTGCCAAATCCTATTTTTACTTGTGAAAGATATGGTAAGGTGGTGGTTATCATTAAAGTAAATGATTCAGGAAATGTGATTGAAGCAACAATTGATAAGGTAAACTCCACAACTTCAGATGGTTGTCTTCTTGATAATTCCTTATTGTATGCTCAGCAAGCTCGGTTCAATATTGTACAAGGAAGAGGTGTGCAAGTAGGAACGATAACATATTCTTTTCAACAAAAAAGATAATTTTTTAATATGAAAACTGTTTTTTTGTCATTTATTTTGTGTTTTTTGTTAATTTCTTGTAATGGAGCAGGGACACAGAAAAAGGAAAAATTTTCCATAGAAATAAGTCCAAAAAGTAAAGAATATCAACTGAATGATGTTCTTGATTTTGATGTGTCTAAGAACAATTTTGGAGAAGATATTTCCTCAGTAACATACCGAATTAATAGCAAAGAAATTTCTAAAACTAATGGGAAATATCAGCTTAAAAACGTAAAATTAGGCAAGCAGTTTTTGGAAGCTGAAGTAACAACTCAAAGCGGAAAAACGCACAAAATCCAAAAAGAAATAATGATTTTAGCGAATCAATCGCCTAAAATTTATACCTACAAAATCCTAAATACATATCCTCACGATAAAAAATCATATACGCAAGGATTTGAATTTCTGGGAGATACAATTCTTGAAAGTACAGGTCAATACGGTAAATCTTCTTTGAAAAAATGGAATGTTTTTACAGGTGAAGTTTATAAAAATATCAACTTGAATCCACAATATTTCGGTGAAGGAACAACTGCTTTTAACGGAAAAATAATTCAATTGACGTGGCAAGAAAATACGGGACTAATTTATGATTTTGACTTAAAACAAACAGGAAGTTTTAAGTACGGAAAAAGTAAAGAAGGTTGGGGAATTTGTCACGATGGTAAAAAATTCTACAAAAGCGAT
Proteins encoded in this region:
- a CDS encoding glutaminyl-peptide cyclotransferase is translated as MKTVFLSFILCFLLISCNGAGTQKKEKFSIEISPKSKEYQLNDVLDFDVSKNNFGEDISSVTYRINSKEISKTNGKYQLKNVKLGKQFLEAEVTTQSGKTHKIQKEIMILANQSPKIYTYKILNTYPHDKKSYTQGFEFLGDTILESTGQYGKSSLKKWNVFTGEVYKNINLNPQYFGEGTTAFNGKIIQLTWQENTGLIYDFDLKQTGSFKYGKSKEGWGICHDGKKFYKSDGSEKIWILNSETFEEEYFIQLCTDKSLFSNANELEWVGGKIYANTYQKDGIMIINPENGAIEGIIDVRGLKEKVEQIDELDVLNGIAYHSGRKTFFITGKNWSLVFEVIFEEK
- a CDS encoding shikimate dehydrogenase family protein — translated: MKRLFALIGKNISYSFSRAYFAQKFEKEHISNAEYVNFDLNSVSELPQKLQENPNIQGMNVTIPYKKEIIPMLAMLDPVAEQIGAVNTIKITKKGLVGYNTDHFGFSESLKPFLEQHHTKALILGTGGASNAVAYALKMLGISFRFVSRNPKMGQFSYADLSPQIISKYKIIINCTPLGTFPNVEEFPPIPYQFLTSEHLLYDLIYNPEKTIFLQKGEKKNATIINGRKMLELQAEKAWEIWNTNSNED
- a CDS encoding epoxyqueuosine reductase QueH: MTLIREKLTLPNNGKKLLLHSCCAPCSGEVMEAIQASGIEFTIFFYNPNIHPLKEYEIRKEENIRFAEKCNIPIIDADYDVDNWYERAKGMEMEPERGIRCTMCFDMRFDRTALYAYENGFDTITSSLGISRWKNFDQINDCGIRAAEKYEGITYWTHNWRKKGGSARMLEISKREQFYMQEYCGCAYSLRDTNKWRLENGRERIKIGEKYYGVDDNNSAV
- a CDS encoding DUF368 domain-containing protein; this translates as MRRNFFDYILISLKGMAMGAADVVPGVSGGTIAFISGIYEELIDSISKINLGAFKILRKEGFASFWKHINGSFFLALFLGIGISVFSLAKGIKWLLANEPISVWSFFFGLMVACILFLAKSVEKWSLATILVMIVSFLAAYGITTLPPLGSHDGLIFLFFAGALAICAMILPGISGAFILVLLGAYDTVLTAVDEKNIKVLAVVAAGAVFGILSFSKILKWLFEHHRNLTIASLTAFIVGSLNKVWPWKEVISTKVDAHGKVIPLLEKSILPGSYDGNPQVILAIVMALAGFFLLYGIEKWAGKLKTNQ
- a CDS encoding energy transducer TonB, whose product is MKTINDLYEDRHKPYEVKVEEKRTVNQLFEDKVKGKETLNEKRPQSEKKVVFFQKKRKKTSGFQYEMEYFLSLFSDSDKSITVTLFIMFCLVISLLVIQLQSKEKEIMIEMSHISDLPEEVKEEKEEPKKIEEPTEIPNNTKVTLNAYNESDMDLQHSEDAHKSLDEILAEREMMEANEELLTSNSPKTDLVLPTNIKVEEKNLTKNEDVVNKNALVKYALADRTLREELPNPIFTCERYGKVVVIIKVNDSGNVIEATIDKVNSTTSDGCLLDNSLLYAQQARFNIVQGRGVQVGTITYSFQQKR
- the truB gene encoding tRNA pseudouridine(55) synthase TruB, producing MTEHFLTTEQILEGQILLIDKPLHWSSFQAVNKIKWSIIKNYKLKKVKIGHAGTLDPLASGLLVICTGKFTKKITEFQDALKTYTGTIRLGAITSSFDLETEIEQTFPIEHITPELIEQVRQKFVGEIEQTPPVFSAIKREGKRLYELAREGEETIEVPKRIVQIEQFNIDISNFPDIHFEVVCSKGTYIRSLANDFGKALQSGAHLTVLRRTKIGDFSVENALSPDDFVEQNILNYRKN